CGGAATGGATCAGCGCCTCGCCCAAGGCCCGCCAGGCCAAGAGCAAAGCGCGTATCTCGGCCTATGACGAGTTGCTCAAGAAAAATGATGAACGCCTGAAATCCCACACCGCACAGATCATCATTCCGCCGGGCGAACGCCTGGGTGATACGGTGATCGAAGTGGAGGGCCTGAATAAGGCCTATGGCGACCGGCTGCTAATCGAGAACCTGTCTTTCAAGCTGCCGCCGGGCGGCATTGTCGGCATTATAGGGGCCAACGGTTCCGGCAAGACCACGTTGTTCCGCATGATTACGGGGCAGGAAAAGCCTGACAGCGGCACCATCAAGGTGGGCGACAGCGTGCATCTGGGTTATGTGGACCAGAGCCGCGACGCACTGGGTTCCAACAAGACCGTGTGGGAAGAAATCTCCGGCGGGCTTGATGTGATCTATCTGGGCAAGCGCGAGATGAATTCACGCGCTTATACGGGCGCGTTCAACTTCAAGGGCGGCGACCAGCAGCAGAAAGTGGGAACACTTTCAGGCGGCCAGCGCAACCGCGTGCATCTGGCCAAGATGCTGAAGTCTGGCGCCAACGTTCTGCTGCTCGATGAACCGACCAACGATCTCGACACCGAAACGCTGGCGGCCTTGGAAGAAGCGCTGGAAGATTTTGCCGGCTGCGCCGTCATCATCAGCCATGACCGCATGTTCCTCGACCGGTTGGCCACGCATATCCTGGCCTTCGAGGGCGACAGCCATGTGGAATGGTTTGAAGGCAACTTCCAGGATTACGAAGAAGACAAGAAGCGCAGGCTTGGCGAGGACTCGCTGATGCCGAAGCGCATCAAGTACAAGAAGTTCGCCAGGTAAAACGTGCCCAGCTGGAACCCCGCGCAATATCTCAAATTCGCCGATGAGCGGACGCGGGCAGCGCGGGATTTGCTGGCACAGGTGCCGCTGAAGGATCCGGCACTGGTTTATGATCTGGGCTGCGGGCCTGGCAACTCCACTGAACTGTTGGTGGAGGCTTACCCGGCAGCGCGGATCGTCGGGATGGATTCATCGCCCGACATGCTGGCGCAGGCGCGCAAGGCGCTGCCGCAGGTGACGTTCGAGCAGGGTGATCTGGCGGCGTGGCAGCCCAGTGCGCAGGCTGATCTGCTTTATTCCAACGCGACCTTTCAGTGGGTGCCGGATCATGTGGGCGTGTTGCAGCGCCTGCTTTCCAGAATGAAACCCGGTGCGGTGCTGGCGGTGCAGATGCCCGACAACAGACGTGAGCCTTCGCATGTGGCGATGGAGCAGGCCAGCGAGGGCAGGCCCTATGCCGCAAAGCTGGCCGGCAAGGCACGCGGCGATATCCCGACACCTGCCCAGTATTATGCTGCATTGAAGCCGGCTTGCGAGAAGCTCGATATTTTTCACATCATCTATAACTTCCCGCTGGCCGGTGCGGCTGCGGTGGTGGAATGGGTAAAGGGCACAGGCCTGCGGCCCTTTGTTGAAGCGCTCACCGCTGAAGAACAGGCTGACTATCTGTCGCGCTATCAGCGGCTGATTGCGATGCATTATCCTGAGCAGGAGGACGGCAAGGTGCTCCTGCGCTTTCCGCGCATTTTCATGGTGGCCCAGAAATGATCTCGACCGATTATGTGAAGCTGATGGCACGCTATAATGCGTGGCAGAACCAGAGCCTGTATGGTGCGGCGACAACGCTGAGCGATGCGCAGCGGCGCGAAGATAAGGGCGCGTTCTGGAAATCCATCCATGGCACGCTGAGCCATTTATTGTGGGCGGACCAATTGTGGATGACGCGCTTTGGTTTTGACACGCATCCACGCGCGCCCAGCAACGTGGAAGCGCTCACCATCTACACTGACTTTGCTGAATTGCAGGCCGACCGGTTCAAGCATGATGCCTTCATCAGCAACTGGGCCGCGCATCTCACACCTGCTGATCTGGAAGGTGATCTCGTCTGGACATCGCGCATTGCAAAGGGTGAATTCAAACGGCCGCGCTGGGTGGCGATCACTCACATCTTCAACCATCAGACCCATCATCGCGGCCAGGTGCATGCTTTGCTGACATCCTTCGGCGCCAAGCCCGATGCGACGGATATTGCCTTCATGCCGGACGCATAGGCCGCGCAGGGAACTCTTGCGGCTTGTTTTCATTTCCTTAAAGTGCGGCGAGGGAGATCTGGTTTGAGGCAGCTTTTCGCAATTCTGTTGGGGTTTGGTTTTCTGGTGGTTTCACCTGAGGCGCAGTCGCGTTCAATTCTCAAGAGCATCGAGCGCAATTTGCACAAGGTGGAACAGAGCCTGTGCAAGGCCAGCCCTTCATCCAAGTGCAAAACCACGCGCAAGAAGTACGTGAAGCCCAAGGCTCCGGTGGCCAAGCCAGCACCCGCGCCAACACCGCCGCCCCCACTGATTGCGAAGCCTGTGCCTCAGCCTCAGTCTGCACCCGTTGCCAAGCCTGTGCCGAAACCTGAGATGAAGCCCGCTGTGCCGGTTGTGGTTGCGCCCAAGCCAGTGCCTGCACCGCCTACCAAGGCCCCTGTGCCCAAGCCCGAAGTCAAACCTGCGCCACCGGTCGTGACTGCGCCTGTTGCGCCCAAGCCCGTGCCGAAACCGCCGGTGCCGGTGCCAGTACCTGCGCCAGCGCCGCCGGTTTCCCAGCCGCCTGCTTCAGGTGCCGCCGATAATTGCCTGCAGCAGCTGGCAGCGACGGGCGCCAATTTCTCACCCGTGCCGCAGCCGAGCAGTTCGGCGGAATGCGACGTGCCGAGCCCGGTGAAAGTAACGGCGTTGAAAACCGCTGCTGGAATGGTGAAGCTGCCGGATCAACCCACCCTCAATTGCGCCTATGCGTTGCAGCTCGAATCTTTCGTATCGAACAAGGCGCAGCCCTTGGCGCAGAGCGAGATGAGCAGTCCCATCATGGCGATGGGCACGGGGCCTGGCTTTGATTGCCGCGGACGCAATGGCGATTCCTCCGCCAAGATCAGCGAACATGCCAAGGGCAATGCCGTGGATATTGTGTTCTTCAACTTCGCCGACAAGTCAGGCGTGCTGGTCAAGGATGCGCTGAATGAAGAAGCCAAGGGCTTTGCCTTCCTGCGTGACGTGCGCGCCGCAGCCTGCAAGGATTTCACCACTGTGCTGGGGCCGGGTGCCAATTCCGCACATCAAGAGCATTTCCATATCGACCTGGAATTCCGCAAGGGCGGCTACCGGATCTGCCAGTAGGCGAAATTGAAGACTATTCCGCTGCCTCTGGCTTCTTGATGTCCTCCGGAATGAGGAAGCCGCCAGATTGCCTGGCCCAGAGGGCGGCATAGATGCCGCCGCGCTTCTTGACCAGCTGGGCATGCGTGCCTTCCTCGACGATGCGGCCCTTGTCCATCACCACCAGCCTGTCCATGGCGGCGATGGTGGAAAGACGATGTGCCACGGCGATGACGGTCTTGCCTTCCATCAGGGTATTGAGGTTTTCCTGGATCGCCGCTTCGACTTCTGAATCGAGTGCGGACGTGGCCTCATCGAGAATGAGGATCGGCGCATTCTTCAGCAGTACGCGGGCGATGGCCACGCGCTGGCGCTGGCCGCCGGAGAGCTTCACGCCGCGCTCGCCTACATGGGCGTCCATGCCGCGGCGACCATTCGGGTCTACCAGAGTGGCGATGAATTCTGACGCATGCGCCTGTTCCGCGGCGGCGGCGATTTCTGCCTCCGTCGAGTCAGGCCGGCCATAGCGGATATTGTCATGCACGGAGCGATGCATCAGCGAGGTATCCTGGGTGACCACGCCGATGGCGGCGCGCAGGCTTTCCTGCTTCACCTTGGAAATGTCCTGATCATCAATGGTGATCGTGCCGCTGCCCACATCGTAGAAGCGCAGGAGCAGGGAGGCGAGGGTGGATTTGCCGGCACCGGAACGGCCCACAAGGCCCACTTTTTCGCCGGGCTTGATGACAAGATCGAGGCCCGCAATGATCTCGCGGTCATTTTCCACCGGTTTGCCATAGTTGAAATGGAGATTGCTGAAGGCGATCTTGCCCTTGGGCACGTCGAGCGGCTTGGCGCCGGCTGCGTCCACCACAATATGCTGGCGGGCGATGACGTCGATCCCGTCTTTCACCACGCCGAAATCTTCAAATAGCCCTGCCACTTCCCACAGCATCCAATGCGCCATGCCGAGCATGCGGTAAACCAGGCCCACCGAGAAGGCGATGGCGCCAACGGTGATGGCATCCTTGCTCCACAGCCACAGTGCGATGCCTGCCGTTGCCGTCAACACCGAGCCATTCAGGGCATTGAGCGCCATGTTCATCTTGGTGGAGACGCGCATTGAGTCATAAACGCTCTGCAGCATCCACCCCATGCCTTCGCGGGCATAGTCATCCTCGCGCGCGGCATGGGCGAAAAGCTTCACCGTGGGGATATTGGTATAGGTATCAACGATGCGGCCGGTGACCAGCGAGCGCATGTCGGCCTGGCGTTCCGACAGCTTGCCCATCTGCGGCACGAAATGGCGCATGACCACGCCGTAAGCCGCGATCCAGACGACCATCGGTATGGCGAGGCGCCAGTCATTGGCGATGAAGGAGGCAAGCGCAGTGATCACGAAGACCACGACCCAGGAGATCACCTGCGTCAACTTCATCACCACATCGCGCACGCCAAGTGCGGCCTGCATCACCTTGGTGGCGACGCGCCCGGCGAATTCATTGTGGAAGAATTCCATCGACTGGCGCAGCATGTAGCGATGCGCCAGCCAGCGGATGCGCATGGCGAAATTGCCGCGCAGGCCCTGGTTTTCCACCGCATCGGCGATCATCGACAGGCCGGGCTGAATGAGCAGTGCGAGGCCCGCATAGATCAGCATGGTGCTGCCATGTTCCGCAAAGAAGGTGGAGCGGTCAGCCTTGCCCAACAGGTCGATCAGCGTGCCGACATAGGCATAGACGCGCACTTCAATGATGGCGATGGCCACCGAGAGTGCCAGGCCTACAAAGATCAGCGGTAGAAACGGCCGCGAATAAAAGCGGATGAAACCCCAGGTGTTGGCCTGTGGCATGGCGGGTGCCGAAGTGGGGAAGGACTCGACTTTGCGTTCGAGCCAATTGAAAAATCGATTGAGCATGGATTTGGCTTTGCGCGAACAGCCAGCGCGGCGGCTCCGTGCGGAAAGTCGCACAGCCCTTCATTATAAGGCGATTTGCAGAAAGGTCAAAGGTGCTAGGCTATCCTGCAAACAGGGATCCAGAAATGATCACAGGGTCTTGCCATTGTGGCGCGGTGCATTGGGAATTGGACGGAGATATTGGCGCGGTGACGGCGTGCAATTGCACGGCCTGCCGGCGCTATGGCGCGCTGTGGGCTTATGATTATCTGAATGACCGCATTCGTGTCTTCGGCGAGACGCGTAGCTATGTGCGCAAGAATGCCGATGGTGATCTCGGTTTTCACTTCTGCCTGCATTGTGGCGGCATGGCCTATTGGCTGGCGATCATGTCCCCGAACGAAACGCGTCAGCGCATCGCGGTGAATGTGAGGCTGGCGGACGATCCGGAAGCGGTGGCGGCCCAGCCGATTGATCATTTCGACGGGCTGGTGACGTTCAAGGACCGCGCGCCGGATGGACGCTGCGTGCGGGATATGTGGTACTAGGCCTTCGCCTGCACGGCGATGGGGTTAGCTTCCATCAGCCGTAATAGTTTGACCATGTGTGATGTCGCCATTTTGTATTTCAGGAAATGCGGCGTGGTGATGTGATGCTGGTAGGCCGCTTCGTCGGCGTAACATTCGAAAACGCGGATGTTATTGGGGGCGTCCTTCAAAGCCACGGCCTGAAGAAATAGAACACCGGGTTCCAGCTGCAGTGAAGCTTCGACCTCTTCCTTCAGCAGCGCTTTGTATTGCTCGATCTGTGCGGGATCGATTTCGATTTCAGCAATGCGGAACAAGTGTTCAGCCATGGACGGCCTTTCTCACCTTGGCGGCATCTGCTTCGGTGGCGGGATTGTACACGACCATGATGAGATCAGGCCGGCCTTCGACAGCGAAGGCGGAATATTCCAGCTCCAGCTTGCCGAGTTCAGGATGCTGGATCAGCTTTGGCGTTTCTCCATAAGTGACCTGCACATCATTCTCCTGCCAAATCTTGGCGAAGTCAGCGCTTTCGCGCGAGAGTTCATCGATGAAGCCTTCCATCGCCCGCGTGGCGCCGGCACGGGTGACATCGGCGCGAAAGGTGGCCACGACGAAGCGCGCATCACGCGCCCAGTTCGGGTTTTTCTTTTTCATCGCCGGGTTGGTGAACAGCATGCGGATGATGTTGCGCTTATCCGGCGGCATCAGGCCATAATCATGCAGCACCTTGGCGGCCACGGCGTTCCACGCCACGACATCCCATGTGGGCGTGCGCAGGAAGGCGGGGGCTAACGTGAAGGCATCGAGGATGCGCTGCAGGCGCGGGGTGACATGGCCAGTCAGCGTGGCTTGGCGCTCCGGCGGGCGGCCGAGGCCCAGCAGGAAGAGATGTTCGCGCTCAGCCTCGGTGAGCAGAAGGGCGCGGGCAATGCGGTCCAGCACGGTGGGCGAGGGGGCGCCGCCGCGGCCTTGCTCCAGCCAGGTGTACCAGGTGGGGCTGACGCTGGCGCGGCTGGCCACTTCCTCACGGCGAAGGCCGGGCGTGCGGCGGCGGGCCATGTCCATGCCCAAAGCAATGGGATCAATTCGGGTGCGCCGATCTTTCAGGAAAGTGCCAAATGCGTTGCTCATGCTGGTACCCATTATAATAGGATAAAGTTACTACTTTAATAGGATGAAAAGTGGCGCATATTGCACCTCAAGTCAAACAGGAGATTTTCTAATGAAAGTGTTTGTAACGGGTGCCACGGGCTTTGTCGGCGCTGCGGTGGTGGATGAACTGATCCGCAATGGCCACAAGGTGGTCGGGCTTTCGCGCAATCCGGACAAGGGCAGGGCTTTGGCGGCGCAGGGGGCAGAGGTGCTTTCCGGCACGCTGGAAGAACTCGACAAGCTGGCCTCTGCTGCCGTTGCAGCCGATGCCACCATTCATTGCGGCTTCAATCATGACTTCACCCGCTTTGCTGAAAACTGCGCGCAGGAAGGCCGGGTGATCACAGCGATGGCTGGCGCTTACAAGGGCACGGCAAAGCCATTGATCGTGACTTCGGGCGTGGGCGTATTGCCGGGGCAGTTGGTCACTGAGGACATTCCGGTTGATCCGGCCTCGCACAATCCGCGCAAGGTGACGGAGATCACCTCAAATGAAATGATCGCACAGGGCGTTGATGTGCGGGCGGTGCGCCTGCCCATCGTGCATGGTGATGGTGACCATGGCTTCATTGCGATGATGATCAATCTTGCAAAAGAGAAAGGCGCTGTGGCCTATGCCGGTGACGGGCAGAACACCTGGGCCTCGGTGCACCGCTTTGACGCGGCTAAGGCTTACCGGTTGGCACTGGAAAAGGGTGCATCCGGTGCCCGCTATCATCCGGTGGCGGAGCAGGGTGTGACCATCAAGGCGCTGGCCGACATTCTGGCCGAACGACTGAACTTGCCGCAGCAGAGCCTGACTGGCGATGCGATTGCCGCGCATTTCACCTGGTTTGCGCATTTCGCGCAGATGAACATGAAGGCCTCAAGCGCCAAGACGCGAAGCGAACTGGGTTGGGCGCCAAAGGAGATTGGCCTGATCGAAGACCTTAAAACTTCGCAACATTACTTCGCAGGCTGACACCCAGAAGACTGCAATGCAGATGCTCATCCGTCGGCATTGCTCCTCTGCAGAAAATTCAAGCTTCGCCACAATTTGGTGTGATACAGCGAAGCTGCAATGGCCCTTTCGAATAGCCGCATTCTTCCCCTCGTCGTCGCTTCGGCTTTGTTCATGGAAAACATGGACTCGACGATCATTGCGACGTCGCTGCCCGCCATGGCGCGCGATTTGGGAACAAGCCCGGTTTCGCTGAAGCTGGCCTTCACCACCTATCTGATTACGCTGACAGTGTTTTTGCCGATCTCGGCCTGGGTGTCTGACAAGTTTGGCGCCAAGAAAGTGTTCCGCATCGCCATGGTGGTTTTCACCCTGGCTTCGCTGTGCTGCGCCATGGCGCCCTCGCTGGGCTGGCTGGTGGCGGCGCGCGCGGTGCAGGGCCTCGGAGGCGCGATGATGGTGCCTGTCGGCCGCATCATCGTGCTGCGCGGTGTTCCCAAGGCCGAGCTGGTGAATGCCATGGCCTGGCTTACGGTGCCGGCTTTGGTGGGGCCATTGGTGGGCCCGCCGATTGGCGGCTTCATCACCACCTATTTCTCCTGGCACTGGATCTTCTGGATGCATCTGCCGATCGGCATTTTGGGCATCACCATGGCCACATTATTCATGCCGGATTTCCCGCCCGAGAAAGTGGCGGCGCTGGATGTGAAGGGTTTCATCCTGTCGGGGCTGGGCCTTTCGCTCACCGTGTTCGGCATGACCATTATCGGGCGCGGCCTTTTCACTGGGCCGGAAACGGCTCTTCTGGTGATCGCCGGGCTGGGGCTGATTTATGCCTATGTGCGGCACGCCCAGAAGGTGCCGCATCCGATCCTTGATCTCAGCCTGCTCAGCATTGATACGCTACGGGTTTCCATCATGGCCGGATCATTCTACCGGATCGCGGCGGGGGCCATTCCGTTCCTGATGCCACTGCTGCTGCAACTGGCCTTCAACCTCACGCCGTTTCAATCAGGCTTGATCACCTGCATGTCAGCCGCCGGTGCCCTGATGATGAAGTTCCTCGCGGCGCGTGCGTTGAAAGCCTTCGGCTACCGGCAACTGCTGATTTTCAACGGCATCATCTCCTGCGCCTTCATGGCGGCGATGGGGTTGTTCCGTGAAACCACGCCGCTGGCAATCATCTATGCTGTGCTGCTGTTTGGCGGGCTGGCGCGCTCCCTGCAATTCACCTCGCTCAATTCCATTGCCTATGCCGATGTGTCGACGCCGGATATTGCCCGCGCCAACGGGCTTTACACGGTGGCACAACAGCTTTCGCTGGCGCTGGGCGTTGCGGTGGCGGCCATCATTCTGGAAAGCTCGCAATGGCTCCGGGGCGCAGCTGAATTGGGCCAGGCTGATTTCTCCACCGCCTTTATCGTGGTGGCGCTGGGTGGCCTGATTGCCATCCCGGAATTCCTGAAGCTAGCACCTGCCGCGGGTGCCGCGCTTTCGGGACATGCGGTGGTGCCAGCGCCGGTGAAGTCCGCGCCCTGACTTCACGATTGTTTGACTGATCCGGGGTCGCTTGTTACTCGTTTTCACAGCCAGAGACCCCTATCTTGGGACCATCAGAGGAGTTGATAGAGCCATGAATCGGAGAGATGCCTTGAAGAGAACCGGATTTTCCCTGGCCGCCTTGGGCCTGGGTGCTGGCTGGGCGCGTGCGGATGAAAAATTTGAAGTGACCAAGTCAGACGCGGATTGGAAAGCCATGCTGCCGCGCGAGGCCTATGAAACCCTGCGCCACGAAGCCACCGAACGACCCTTCTCGTCGAAGCTGCTGGATGAGCACCGCAAGGGCACTTTCATTTGTGCCGGTTGTGACCTGCCGCTTTATGCGTCTGAAACCAAATTCGACAGCGGCACCGGTTGGCCCAGCTTTTACGACCATCTGCCTGATGCCATCGGCAACAAGGACGACAACAGCCTGTTCACTGAGCGCACCGAAGTGCATTGCCATCGCTGCGGCGGGCATCTCGGCCATGTGTTCGACGATGGCCCGAAGCCCACCGGCC
This genomic interval from Aestuariivirga litoralis contains the following:
- a CDS encoding extensin-like domain-containing protein, yielding MRQLFAILLGFGFLVVSPEAQSRSILKSIERNLHKVEQSLCKASPSSKCKTTRKKYVKPKAPVAKPAPAPTPPPPLIAKPVPQPQSAPVAKPVPKPEMKPAVPVVVAPKPVPAPPTKAPVPKPEVKPAPPVVTAPVAPKPVPKPPVPVPVPAPAPPVSQPPASGAADNCLQQLAATGANFSPVPQPSSSAECDVPSPVKVTALKTAAGMVKLPDQPTLNCAYALQLESFVSNKAQPLAQSEMSSPIMAMGTGPGFDCRGRNGDSSAKISEHAKGNAVDIVFFNFADKSGVLVKDALNEEAKGFAFLRDVRAAACKDFTTVLGPGANSAHQEHFHIDLEFRKGGYRICQ
- a CDS encoding putative quinol monooxygenase, which gives rise to MAEHLFRIAEIEIDPAQIEQYKALLKEEVEASLQLEPGVLFLQAVALKDAPNNIRVFECYADEAAYQHHITTPHFLKYKMATSHMVKLLRLMEANPIAVQAKA
- a CDS encoding ABC transporter ATP-binding protein; this translates as MLNRFFNWLERKVESFPTSAPAMPQANTWGFIRFYSRPFLPLIFVGLALSVAIAIIEVRVYAYVGTLIDLLGKADRSTFFAEHGSTMLIYAGLALLIQPGLSMIADAVENQGLRGNFAMRIRWLAHRYMLRQSMEFFHNEFAGRVATKVMQAALGVRDVVMKLTQVISWVVVFVITALASFIANDWRLAIPMVVWIAAYGVVMRHFVPQMGKLSERQADMRSLVTGRIVDTYTNIPTVKLFAHAAREDDYAREGMGWMLQSVYDSMRVSTKMNMALNALNGSVLTATAGIALWLWSKDAITVGAIAFSVGLVYRMLGMAHWMLWEVAGLFEDFGVVKDGIDVIARQHIVVDAAGAKPLDVPKGKIAFSNLHFNYGKPVENDREIIAGLDLVIKPGEKVGLVGRSGAGKSTLASLLLRFYDVGSGTITIDDQDISKVKQESLRAAIGVVTQDTSLMHRSVHDNIRYGRPDSTEAEIAAAAEQAHASEFIATLVDPNGRRGMDAHVGERGVKLSGGQRQRVAIARVLLKNAPILILDEATSALDSEVEAAIQENLNTLMEGKTVIAVAHRLSTIAAMDRLVVMDKGRIVEEGTHAQLVKKRGGIYAALWARQSGGFLIPEDIKKPEAAE
- a CDS encoding SDR family oxidoreductase — encoded protein: MKVFVTGATGFVGAAVVDELIRNGHKVVGLSRNPDKGRALAAQGAEVLSGTLEELDKLASAAVAADATIHCGFNHDFTRFAENCAQEGRVITAMAGAYKGTAKPLIVTSGVGVLPGQLVTEDIPVDPASHNPRKVTEITSNEMIAQGVDVRAVRLPIVHGDGDHGFIAMMINLAKEKGAVAYAGDGQNTWASVHRFDAAKAYRLALEKGASGARYHPVAEQGVTIKALADILAERLNLPQQSLTGDAIAAHFTWFAHFAQMNMKASSAKTRSELGWAPKEIGLIEDLKTSQHYFAG
- a CDS encoding GFA family protein, yielding MITGSCHCGAVHWELDGDIGAVTACNCTACRRYGALWAYDYLNDRIRVFGETRSYVRKNADGDLGFHFCLHCGGMAYWLAIMSPNETRQRIAVNVRLADDPEAVAAQPIDHFDGLVTFKDRAPDGRCVRDMWY
- the ettA gene encoding energy-dependent translational throttle protein EttA, translating into MARQFIYHMDGLSKSYAGGKKVLDNVHLSFYPDAKIGVLGPNGSGKSTLLKIMAGRDKEFNGEAWVAEGATVGYLEQEPQLDPTKNVLENVMEGVAKKKAILDQYNALMADYNDENAEKASVLQDQIDAQNLWDLESQVEVAMDALRCPPGDSSVENLSGGEKRRVALTKLLLSKPDLILLDEPTNHLDAESVNWLEHHLRDYPGAILIVTHDRYFLDNVTGWILELDRGRGIPYEGNYTAYLKAKAKRFAQEQREDVARQKAIERETEWISASPKARQAKSKARISAYDELLKKNDERLKSHTAQIIIPPGERLGDTVIEVEGLNKAYGDRLLIENLSFKLPPGGIVGIIGANGSGKTTLFRMITGQEKPDSGTIKVGDSVHLGYVDQSRDALGSNKTVWEEISGGLDVIYLGKREMNSRAYTGAFNFKGGDQQQKVGTLSGGQRNRVHLAKMLKSGANVLLLDEPTNDLDTETLAALEEALEDFAGCAVIISHDRMFLDRLATHILAFEGDSHVEWFEGNFQDYEEDKKRRLGEDSLMPKRIKYKKFAR
- a CDS encoding DinB family protein, translated to MISTDYVKLMARYNAWQNQSLYGAATTLSDAQRREDKGAFWKSIHGTLSHLLWADQLWMTRFGFDTHPRAPSNVEALTIYTDFAELQADRFKHDAFISNWAAHLTPADLEGDLVWTSRIAKGEFKRPRWVAITHIFNHQTHHRGQVHALLTSFGAKPDATDIAFMPDA
- a CDS encoding MFS transporter; protein product: MALSNSRILPLVVASALFMENMDSTIIATSLPAMARDLGTSPVSLKLAFTTYLITLTVFLPISAWVSDKFGAKKVFRIAMVVFTLASLCCAMAPSLGWLVAARAVQGLGGAMMVPVGRIIVLRGVPKAELVNAMAWLTVPALVGPLVGPPIGGFITTYFSWHWIFWMHLPIGILGITMATLFMPDFPPEKVAALDVKGFILSGLGLSLTVFGMTIIGRGLFTGPETALLVIAGLGLIYAYVRHAQKVPHPILDLSLLSIDTLRVSIMAGSFYRIAAGAIPFLMPLLLQLAFNLTPFQSGLITCMSAAGALMMKFLAARALKAFGYRQLLIFNGIISCAFMAAMGLFRETTPLAIIYAVLLFGGLARSLQFTSLNSIAYADVSTPDIARANGLYTVAQQLSLALGVAVAAIILESSQWLRGAAELGQADFSTAFIVVALGGLIAIPEFLKLAPAAGAALSGHAVVPAPVKSAP
- the msrB gene encoding peptide-methionine (R)-S-oxide reductase MsrB; this translates as MNRRDALKRTGFSLAALGLGAGWARADEKFEVTKSDADWKAMLPREAYETLRHEATERPFSSKLLDEHRKGTFICAGCDLPLYASETKFDSGTGWPSFYDHLPDAIGNKDDNSLFTERTEVHCHRCGGHLGHVFDDGPKPTGLRYCMNGVAMKFTPASA
- the tam gene encoding trans-aconitate 2-methyltransferase, encoding MPSWNPAQYLKFADERTRAARDLLAQVPLKDPALVYDLGCGPGNSTELLVEAYPAARIVGMDSSPDMLAQARKALPQVTFEQGDLAAWQPSAQADLLYSNATFQWVPDHVGVLQRLLSRMKPGAVLAVQMPDNRREPSHVAMEQASEGRPYAAKLAGKARGDIPTPAQYYAALKPACEKLDIFHIIYNFPLAGAAAVVEWVKGTGLRPFVEALTAEEQADYLSRYQRLIAMHYPEQEDGKVLLRFPRIFMVAQK
- a CDS encoding helix-turn-helix transcriptional regulator → MSNAFGTFLKDRRTRIDPIALGMDMARRRTPGLRREEVASRASVSPTWYTWLEQGRGGAPSPTVLDRIARALLLTEAEREHLFLLGLGRPPERQATLTGHVTPRLQRILDAFTLAPAFLRTPTWDVVAWNAVAAKVLHDYGLMPPDKRNIIRMLFTNPAMKKKNPNWARDARFVVATFRADVTRAGATRAMEGFIDELSRESADFAKIWQENDVQVTYGETPKLIQHPELGKLELEYSAFAVEGRPDLIMVVYNPATEADAAKVRKAVHG